The following proteins come from a genomic window of Phacochoerus africanus isolate WHEZ1 chromosome 9, ROS_Pafr_v1, whole genome shotgun sequence:
- the ANKRD9 gene encoding ankyrin repeat domain-containing protein 9 yields MPWDAQRPGGGADGGAEGAGAARSRAQKQCRKSSFAFYQAVRDLLPVWLLEDMRASEAFHWDERGRAAAYSPSEALLYALVHDHQAYAHYLLATFPRRALAPPSAGFRCCAAPGPHVALAVRYNRVGILRRILRTVRDFPAEERARLLDRRGCSRVEGGGTSLHVACELARPECLFLLLGHGASPGLRDGGGLTPLELLLRQLGRDAGATVTAAAANAATGPPAPGEPRQRRLLLLDLLALYTPADAAGPARRELLGDRPRWQRLLGEDKFQWLAGLAPPSLFARAMQVLVTAISPGRFPEALDELPLPPFLQPLDLTGKG; encoded by the coding sequence ATGCCTTGGGACGCGCAGCGGCCAGGGGGCGGCGCAGACGGCGGGGCTGAGGGCGCAGGCGCGGCGCGCTCGCGGGCGCAGAAGCAGTGCCGCAAGTCGTCGTTCGCCTTCTACCAGGCTGTGCGGGACCTGCTGCCCGTGTGGCTGCTCGAGGACATGCGCGCCAGCGAGGCCTTCCACTGGGACGAGCGCGGACGCGCCGCCGCCTACTCGCCGTCGGAAGCGCTGCTCTACGCGCTTGTGCACGACCACCAGGCGTACGCGCACTACCTGCTGGCCACGTTTCCGCGGCGCGCGCTCGCGCCGCCCAGCGCGGGCTTCCGCTGCTGCGCGGCGCCCGGGCCGCACGTGGCGCTGGCGGTGCGCTACAACCGCGTGGGCATCCTGCGCCGCATCCTGCGCACCGTGCGCGACTTTCCGGCGGAGGAGCGCGCGCGCCTGCTCGACCGGCGGGGCTGCAGCCGCGTGGAGGGTGGCGGCACGTCGCTGCACGTGGCCTGCGAGCTGGCGCGCCCCGAGTGCCTCTTCCTGCTGCTCGGCCACGGTGCCTCGCCTGGCCTGCGCGACGGCGGCGGCCTCACGCCGCTGGAACTGCTCCTGCGCCAGCTGGGCCGCGACGCCGGGGCCACGGTCACTGCCGCCGCCGCCAACGCCGCCACCGGGCCGCCTGCACCCGGGGAGCCGCGCCAGCGCCGCCTGCTGCTGCTCGACCTGCTGGCGCTGTACACGCCCGCAGACGCCGCCGGCCCGGCCCGCCGAGAGCTGCTGGGCGACCGGCCGCGCTGGCAGCGGCTGCTGGGGGAGGACAAGTTCCAGTGGTTGGCGGGCCTGGCGCCACCCTCGCTCTTCGCGCGTGCCATGCAGGTGCTGGTCACCGCCATCTCGCCCGGCCGCTTCCCCGAGGCCCTGGACGAGCTGCCGCTGCCACCCTTCCTGCAGCCGCTGGACCTCACTGGCAAGGGCTAG